A part of Syngnathoides biaculeatus isolate LvHL_M chromosome 21, ASM1980259v1, whole genome shotgun sequence genomic DNA contains:
- the pnp5a gene encoding purine nucleoside phosphorylase 5a isoform X1, with the protein MFPRGNQCYTYEDCKATADWLLAQTDVRPSVGIVCGSGLGGLAAMLKDPVAFNYRDIPNFPQSTVHGHAGRLVFGTLKGRPSVCMQGRFHLYEGYSVQKITLPVRIFKLLGVDTVILTNAAGGLNEDFKVGDVMILKDHLNIPGFAGNNPLAGLNDDRFGVRFPCMSDAYDQELQQLAMDVGQELGFGDFMKEGVYCVLGGPSFETIAECRMLHKLGADAVGMSTVYEVIVARHCGMRVFALSLITNRAVMDYDSEEKANHEEVLQTGKQRAEQLEQLIFTMVTRMEHNNNNNNNDGDDDDA; encoded by the exons CTACACCTACGAGGACTGCAAGGCCACGGCCGATTGGCTGCTGGCTCAGACCGACGTGCGGCCGTCCGTCGGCATCGTGTGCGGCTCCGGCCTGGGCGGGCTGGCGGCCATGTTGAAGGATCCGGTGGCCTTCAACTACAGGGACATTCCGAATTTCCCACAGAGCACCG TGCACGGACATGCCGGACGGCTGGTTTTTGGAACGTTGAAGGGCCGACCGTCTGTTTGCATGCAGGGCCGATTCCACCTGTATGAGGGCTACTCTGTCCAGAAG ATCACGCTGCCCGTGCGCATCTTCAAGCTGCTGGGCGTCGACACGGTGATACTGACCAATGCGGCGGGCGGTCTCAACGAGGACTTCAAGGTGGGAGACGTCATGATCTTGAAAGATCACCTCAACATTCCGGGCTTCGCTGGGAACAACCCTCTCGCTGGACTCAACGACGACAG GTTTGGCGTGCGCTTCCCGTGCATGTCCGACGCGTACGACCAAGAGCTTCAGCAGCTGGCCATGGACGTGGGTCAGGAACTGGGCTTCGGAGACTTCATGAAGGAGGGCGTCTACTGCGTGCTCGGCGGTCCCTCGTTCGAGACCATCGCCGAGTGCAGGATGCTGCACAAACTCGGCGCTGATGCAGTCG GCATGAGCACGGTCTACGAGGTGATTGTGGCTCGCCACTGCGGCATGCGCGTCTTCGCCCTGTCGCTGATCACCAACCGGGCGGTGATGGACTACGACAGCGAGGAGAAGGCCAACCACGAGGAGGTCCTCCAGACGGGGAAGCAGAGGGCGGAGCAACTGGAGCAGCTCATCTTCACCATGGTGACCAGGATggagcacaacaacaacaacaacaacaacgacggcgacgacgacgacgcctgA
- the pnp5a gene encoding purine nucleoside phosphorylase 5a isoform X2, whose translation MLSRGHHLEQLTINIFLITYTYEDCKATADWLLAQTDVRPSVGIVCGSGLGGLAAMLKDPVAFNYRDIPNFPQSTVHGHAGRLVFGTLKGRPSVCMQGRFHLYEGYSVQKITLPVRIFKLLGVDTVILTNAAGGLNEDFKVGDVMILKDHLNIPGFAGNNPLAGLNDDRFGVRFPCMSDAYDQELQQLAMDVGQELGFGDFMKEGVYCVLGGPSFETIAECRMLHKLGADAVGMSTVYEVIVARHCGMRVFALSLITNRAVMDYDSEEKANHEEVLQTGKQRAEQLEQLIFTMVTRMEHNNNNNNNDGDDDDA comes from the exons CTACACCTACGAGGACTGCAAGGCCACGGCCGATTGGCTGCTGGCTCAGACCGACGTGCGGCCGTCCGTCGGCATCGTGTGCGGCTCCGGCCTGGGCGGGCTGGCGGCCATGTTGAAGGATCCGGTGGCCTTCAACTACAGGGACATTCCGAATTTCCCACAGAGCACCG TGCACGGACATGCCGGACGGCTGGTTTTTGGAACGTTGAAGGGCCGACCGTCTGTTTGCATGCAGGGCCGATTCCACCTGTATGAGGGCTACTCTGTCCAGAAG ATCACGCTGCCCGTGCGCATCTTCAAGCTGCTGGGCGTCGACACGGTGATACTGACCAATGCGGCGGGCGGTCTCAACGAGGACTTCAAGGTGGGAGACGTCATGATCTTGAAAGATCACCTCAACATTCCGGGCTTCGCTGGGAACAACCCTCTCGCTGGACTCAACGACGACAG GTTTGGCGTGCGCTTCCCGTGCATGTCCGACGCGTACGACCAAGAGCTTCAGCAGCTGGCCATGGACGTGGGTCAGGAACTGGGCTTCGGAGACTTCATGAAGGAGGGCGTCTACTGCGTGCTCGGCGGTCCCTCGTTCGAGACCATCGCCGAGTGCAGGATGCTGCACAAACTCGGCGCTGATGCAGTCG GCATGAGCACGGTCTACGAGGTGATTGTGGCTCGCCACTGCGGCATGCGCGTCTTCGCCCTGTCGCTGATCACCAACCGGGCGGTGATGGACTACGACAGCGAGGAGAAGGCCAACCACGAGGAGGTCCTCCAGACGGGGAAGCAGAGGGCGGAGCAACTGGAGCAGCTCATCTTCACCATGGTGACCAGGATggagcacaacaacaacaacaacaacaacgacggcgacgacgacgacgcctgA